CTTCAGTGACAGGGAAGTGATAGAGGAGTGGCTTCATGTGGCAGCTTGAGGACGTTCTGAAGGCGGTAGAGGGTACGCTGCTCAATCGTGAACAGGATCAGTTTACGTCGATCTCGATCGACTCGAGGTCGATCAAGAAAGGCGACCTTTTTGTCCCTTTGATCGGGCCCCGTTTTGATGGACACGTCTTTGCGCGCGAAGCATATGCCAAATCCGCAGCCGGATGCCTCTGCCAGAAGGATCGTGAATCGGCATGCGCCGGGTCTGGTGGCACGATCATTCTGGTGGACGATACGACGAAGGCCCTGCTTGATCTTGCACGCTATAAAAGGAAGCAGCTCGGTGGTGTGTTTGTCGCAATTACCGGCAGCAACGGCAAGACCACAACGAAGGAACTGCTTGCGCACATCATGGCCGGGTTCGCTTCTCTCGCGTACAACGAGAAGAATTATAACAACAATATCGGCGTATCCCAGACCATTCTCTCCATAGCTGACCAGCCTGCATACTGCATACTGGAACTGGGCACCAATCATCCCGGAGAAATAGCAGCGCTTGCTGATCTGGTTGAACCTGACCTGTCGATAATCACGAATGTCAATGCTTCTCATCTCGAGGGCTTAGGTGATATAGCCGGTGTATTCAGAGAAAAAGCGAGTCTTTTCGAGCGCACAAAAGAGAGTGGAACTATCCTGATCAATATTGATGATCCCAATCTGAAGACCCTTGCCGAAAAACCGGTGCGTCGCTCCTACACCTACGCGATAGAAGCCCGGGCAGATTTCATGCTGTCCACGCAGGAGTCGAAAGGCCTTGGCGGGTTTGAGATTGAGCTTTCCCTGCAGGGCGAAAAAGTGAAAACTACAGCGCACCTCCTCGGTATGCATAATCTGTATAACATCGTTGCGGCCGCCTCCATTGCGCATCTCTGCGGTGTGCCGGGTGAGACGATCAGGGAGAAAGTGGCCACGTTTGAGCCGTACCCGGGCCGCTTCAAGGCTGTTGCATCGAAAAAAGGCTATACGATTATCGACGACGCGTACAACGCAAACCCTTCTTCCATGGAATGGGCCATAGAAACCTTGGAGCAGCTGCCTTGCAGAGGAAAAAAGATCGCAATCCTCGGGGAAATGAAGGAACTGGGAGAGGACAACGCGGAGTACCACCGGAAACTGGGCCGCTTTCTCAAGAAGAGCAGCCTTTCGAACATACTCTTTCTTGGAGAAGCTGCGAGAGCCGCCTATGATGAAATGAATAACGGCCGCGCGAAGTTCTTTGATGACAAGGCAGCGCTCATTGCATATGCCGCTGCCCTGGTGAGGGAAGACGATCTCATACTGGTGAAGGGGTCGAGAGCAATGAAAATGAACGAAGTCGTAGGGGAGCTGCTCTAGATGCTCTACTATCTCCTCTACCCTCTCCACACGTACATAGGCGCATTCAACGTTTTCAGGTACATCACGTTCCGCACGGTGCTCGCTATTCTGAGTGCGCTGATAATAAGTTTTTTCCTGACTCCCCGGCTCATTCAAAAGCTGAACGAGCTGCGCATCAAGACTGAAAAAAGAGAGGACGTCCCGGAGCGACACGAGACCAAGAGAGGCACCCCGACCATGGGCGGCTTCGTTATCCTGGTTGCAACCATCATCCCCACCTTACTGTGGGCGGATCTGAGAAACGAGTACATCTGGGCTGTGACTGCGGCCCTGGTTCTATTCGGCGCGATCGGATTCGTCGATGATATGAGAAAGCTCAAGAATAGATGCGGCAAGGGTGTGCCCGGAAGAACCAAGTTTCTCCTCGAGATCCTTTTTGCACTGATCATCAGCGTGATCATATACTCGGAGTCAGGGTTTCTTCCGCAGCTCACCGTGCCTTTTTTCAAGAACGTCGCCCCAAACCTGGGCGTTTTCTACATCCTGCTCTGTGTTTTGATCATAGCGGGCGCATCGAACGGGGTGAATCTCACGGACGGGCTGGATGGCCTCGCGATCGGTCCGGTCCTTACGGTCACGTCCACCTTTCTTCTCTTTGCGTATCTTGCAGGCAATGTAAAGTTTGCCCAGTACCTTCAGATATTTTATGTGAGGGGTGCAGGTGAATTGACCGTACTCTGCGGAGCGATGCTGGGGGCGGGATTGGGATTCCTCTGGTATAATGCGCATCCTGCAGAGCTTTTCATGGGAGACACCGGTTCATTGGCTCTGGGGGCAGGTTTGGGCACCATGGCAGTGATAATAAAGCAGGAGATCCTCCTTGTTATCGTCGGCGGTATTTTTGTAATCGAGACCCTCTCGGTGATCATTCAAGTACTCTCATTCAAGTGTCGGGGGAAAAGGGTTTTCAAGATGGCGCCCATACACCATCATTTTGAATTGAAAGGATGGAATGAGGCAAAGATCGTGGTGAGGTTCTGGATTGTGTCGGTGATACTTGGGCTGATAGCAATAACGACGCTGAAATTGAGATGAGACAGAAATCATTACGGGTTGGATAACCATGGGTGAGCTCGAAACTCGGAACTCGAAACTCACAACGGTAGCCGATATTCCCGACCGTGTGCTTGTTGTGGGTCTTGGGAAAACAGGGGTCTCACTGGTGAAGTTCTTGGGGAGTCTTGGTAAGAAAGTGACCGTTACCGATCTGAAGAGCAAGGAACAGCTCACGGCATCGCTGGCAGACCTGAACGGGACACCGTATGTGGGTCACTTTGGATCCCACATAAAGGATGACTTTGTCGATCATGAGATGATTCTCGTCAGCCCCGGCGTTGACACCAATCTATCCTTCCTCGCGGAAGCGCGTGCCAGGGGAGCGAGAGTTATAGGGGAGATTGAGCTGGCATCCAGATTCATAAAGGAGCCTATCATAGCTGTCACGGGCACAAACGGTAAGACAACGACAACGACTCTCCTGGGGCAAGTTTTCACAGCCGCGTTCAAGGACGTCTTTGTCGGCGGAAATATAGGGAAGCCCCTTATCGATTACGTACTGAAAGGGCAAAAGGCGCGTTTCGTCATAGCAGAAATCAGCAGTTTTCAGCTTGAGACTGTAGAGCAGTTCAGGCCGCATGTTGCGATTCTCCTCAACATCACCGAAGATCACCTGGATCGCTACGCCTCTTTTGAAGAGTATGCCGCCGCAAAGTGGCGTCTTTTCGAAAACCAGAGTTATGATGATTACGCGTTCCTCACCGCGGAACTCTCAGGAAGAAAAAAGCTGAAGGCGCGCTCCTTCTACTTCTCAACCAGGATGAGCCTCCCCGAAGGAGCATTTCTGGATGGAGATGCTCTGGTGGTGCGCCTGAGCGGACAAGAATTCAGATACAGGCGCGATCTTTCTCCGCTTGTCGGTATCCACAACAGCGAAAACCTGCTTGCGGTGCTTCTCACGTGTCATATCTATGGTATTGACCGGCCTATGATAGAGCAGGCTCTCAAAAAGTTTAAGGGACTTTCTCACCGCATGGAGTTTGTGAGAGAGAAGAATGGCATCCGTTTTTACAATGACTCGAAGGCTACGAATGTTGACGCCACCAGAAGGGCCCTGGAAAGCATGACCAACCGCGTCATTCTTATAGCTGGCGGTAAGGATAAGGGAGGGAGTTACAAGACAATCGCCGAGCTATCAGATAGAATCAAAGGGCTCGTGCTCTTTGGTGACGCAAGAGAGAAGATAGCGAAGGAATTGGCGTCTTACATGCCGACGGAGGTAGTTGCAGGCCTCTCGGAGGCAGTGGAGAAGGCATTTGCCATGGCCGCATCCGGCGAAGCCGTTCTCTTTTCTCCAATGTGTTCGAGCTTTGATATGTTCAAAGACTATAAAGAGCGGGGCGATAAATTCAGACGCATCGTGGAGGCGCTGTGAAGAGAATACTGCTGCTCATGCTCTCCTGCCTTCTGTTTTACAGCCTTTTCCGCGATATGAACGTGGTTAAGACGCTTCTGCTTTGCGCTGCGGTTGCCGTCTCATTCATGGTATCTCAGGCGCCTTCCAAGTATGTGCTCGGCGCCAAGTATCCCCTCATCGTTCTTTGTTTTGCCTTGTCTGCCGGCCTTGTTCTCTACCCCGGACTCAGGGCCAACTCGATCATGCGATTCGTCGCCATCTTTCTCGCCTTCTTCAGTCTGAGTCTCTACGTGGCAACGATCAGTGAAAAAGGGAAGGGACTCTACAAAGAGATTCTTGCCCTGTCCCTCCTCTTCATTTCCGTCTCTTTGAATCTGATACTGGTCCGGAGCGTCGAGATATTCCTGCCTCTCTCAATCACAATCGTCCTCTTTTTGTTCATCATGCAGCGTACCAAGCTCATTCCGCTGGCAGGGGCATACGTGGTGGTAATGCTTGCTGTCTTGTATGCGAAGAGAATGACCGTCTACGGTTCAGGATTGGAGCTTGTCGGCATCGAGCGCTACCTTATGCTCGGAACCGGCTTCCTTCTTCTTCTTATCACCTTTATCGGGTTTGTCAGGAAAGCCGGTACCGTATGGACCATCGCCTTT
The sequence above is drawn from the Syntrophorhabdales bacterium genome and encodes:
- the murD gene encoding UDP-N-acetylmuramoyl-L-alanine--D-glutamate ligase — translated: MGELETRNSKLTTVADIPDRVLVVGLGKTGVSLVKFLGSLGKKVTVTDLKSKEQLTASLADLNGTPYVGHFGSHIKDDFVDHEMILVSPGVDTNLSFLAEARARGARVIGEIELASRFIKEPIIAVTGTNGKTTTTTLLGQVFTAAFKDVFVGGNIGKPLIDYVLKGQKARFVIAEISSFQLETVEQFRPHVAILLNITEDHLDRYASFEEYAAAKWRLFENQSYDDYAFLTAELSGRKKLKARSFYFSTRMSLPEGAFLDGDALVVRLSGQEFRYRRDLSPLVGIHNSENLLAVLLTCHIYGIDRPMIEQALKKFKGLSHRMEFVREKNGIRFYNDSKATNVDATRRALESMTNRVILIAGGKDKGGSYKTIAELSDRIKGLVLFGDAREKIAKELASYMPTEVVAGLSEAVEKAFAMAASGEAVLFSPMCSSFDMFKDYKERGDKFRRIVEAL
- the murF gene encoding UDP-N-acetylmuramoyl-tripeptide--D-alanyl-D-alanine ligase, coding for MWQLEDVLKAVEGTLLNREQDQFTSISIDSRSIKKGDLFVPLIGPRFDGHVFAREAYAKSAAGCLCQKDRESACAGSGGTIILVDDTTKALLDLARYKRKQLGGVFVAITGSNGKTTTKELLAHIMAGFASLAYNEKNYNNNIGVSQTILSIADQPAYCILELGTNHPGEIAALADLVEPDLSIITNVNASHLEGLGDIAGVFREKASLFERTKESGTILINIDDPNLKTLAEKPVRRSYTYAIEARADFMLSTQESKGLGGFEIELSLQGEKVKTTAHLLGMHNLYNIVAAASIAHLCGVPGETIREKVATFEPYPGRFKAVASKKGYTIIDDAYNANPSSMEWAIETLEQLPCRGKKIAILGEMKELGEDNAEYHRKLGRFLKKSSLSNILFLGEAARAAYDEMNNGRAKFFDDKAALIAYAAALVREDDLILVKGSRAMKMNEVVGELL
- the mraY gene encoding phospho-N-acetylmuramoyl-pentapeptide-transferase — protein: MLYYLLYPLHTYIGAFNVFRYITFRTVLAILSALIISFFLTPRLIQKLNELRIKTEKREDVPERHETKRGTPTMGGFVILVATIIPTLLWADLRNEYIWAVTAALVLFGAIGFVDDMRKLKNRCGKGVPGRTKFLLEILFALIISVIIYSESGFLPQLTVPFFKNVAPNLGVFYILLCVLIIAGASNGVNLTDGLDGLAIGPVLTVTSTFLLFAYLAGNVKFAQYLQIFYVRGAGELTVLCGAMLGAGLGFLWYNAHPAELFMGDTGSLALGAGLGTMAVIIKQEILLVIVGGIFVIETLSVIIQVLSFKCRGKRVFKMAPIHHHFELKGWNEAKIVVRFWIVSVILGLIAITTLKLR